From the Purpureocillium takamizusanense chromosome 6, complete sequence genome, one window contains:
- a CDS encoding uncharacterized protein (COG:S~EggNog:ENOG503P227~TransMembrane:2 (i373-397o417-439i)) gives MEDVFQNLSFLDQWNYKSTDDSSFKVAELWLQKTSGKISVKSQTVEAGGINRWLSQRTRGLGDQEESVILRVIWAEISVLDKTINISEAVQDELLGKLGLKVAHGYSRSLISGVTAFPPRSSNPALDSRAYSICYVPKLAALWSHTRSITPDGPPPITNCIMFVQRDEKAGLQQCLNMSWDLNICRNPMFPAFALALLLGTQIDKSNGDIKVQIRKIEKRTGYSTFTSRQADKPAEEELGELSAQTSGSAAKLASTMRKTKSLERVLDWILKMLAEEESRMQQIQTQRGGILDAEQSTQEGSDLLKSHVDILRERSKNQFLDTEYTLKRTEVQVHALFSIITQQDSLRNLALAQDTHAIAYHSYRDSSSMKTLAVVTMFFLPGSFISALFSTACFDWEAADKHGTDIGVRPTSQFRLYWAITIPLTLMTFTLYFLWLYIQKRDRDRKLEGKAAALNYAQSEKERNLEEAEGHYLARRRRTMDPRVQTMYSTWNTK, from the exons ATGGAGGACGTCTTCCAAAACCTCAGCTTCCTCGATCAATGGAACTACAAGTCAACAGACGACTCGTCATTCAAGGTCGCCGAGCTATGGCTACAGAAAACTTCGGGCAAGATCTCGGTCAAGAGCCAGACCGTCGAGGCTGGGGGCATCAATCGTTGGCTGTCTCAACGAACCCGCGGCTTGGGCGATCAAGAAGAGTCGGTTATCTTGCGAGTTATTTGGGCAGAGATCAGTGTCCTGGATAAGACTATCAACATATCAGAGGCGGTCCAAGATGAGCTCCTTGGCAAGTTGGGCTTGAAAGTTGCTCACGGGTACTCGCGCTCCCTCATATCCGGCGTGACAGCATTTCCGCCTCGCTCATCGAACCCGGCCCTGGACAGCCGCGCATACTCAATCTGCTACGTCCCtaagctcgccgccctgtgGTCACATACCCGCTCGATCACGCCAGATGGGCCGCCTCCCATCACAAACTGCATCATGTTTGTCCAGAGAGATGAGAAGGCCGGCTTGCAGCAGTGCCTCAACATGTCGTGGGACCTTAACATCTGTCGCAATCCGATGTTCCCTGCattcgccctcgccctcctcctcggtaCCCAGATCGACAAGTCAAACGGAGACATCAAAGTACAGATCCGCAAAATCGAGAAGCGAACGGGGTACTCGACATTTACTAGCAGGCAGGCCGACAAGccagccgaggaggagctcggcgagctgtcCGCGCAGACCAGCGGGAGCGCCGCCAAACTTGCCAGCacgatgaggaagacgaagagccTAGAGAGGGTGCTTGATTGGATTCTGAAAATGCTTGCTGAAGAAGAAAGCCGCATGCAGCAAATCCAGACTCAGCGCGGAGGGATTCTTGATGCAGAGCAGTCGACGCAAGAAGGATCCGACTTGCTCAAGTCGCACGTGGACATACTCCGAGAGCGGTCAAAGAATCAGTTCCTGGATACCGAGTATACTCTCAAGAGGACCGAGGTCCAAGTGCATGCG CTTTTCAGCATCATTACCCAGCAAGACAGCCTGCGcaacctcgccctcgcccaagACACGCACGCAATCGCCTACCACAGCTACCGGGACTCGTCCTCGATGAAGAcactcgccgtcgtcaccatgtTCTTCCTCCCCGGCAGCTTCATCTCGGCCCTcttctcgacggcctgcttcgactgggaggcggcggacaaGCACGGCACCGACATTGGCGTCCGCCCGACGTCCCAGTTCAGGCTCTACTGGGCCATCACCATACCGCTCACCCTCATGACGTTCACGCTGTACTTTCTCTGGCTGTATATCCAGAAGCGTGACAGGGACCGCAAATTGGAGGGCAAGGCAGCGGCGCTGAACTACGCCCAGAGCGAGAAGGAGCGCAacttggaggaggcggaggggcaTTACCTcgcgcggaggaggcggaccATGGACCCGAGGGTGCAGACCATGTACAGCACGTGGAATACCAAGTGA